Proteins co-encoded in one Schaalia radingae genomic window:
- a CDS encoding serine/threonine-protein kinase — protein sequence MTSQNNQGPQLEGYTFRRALGHGGFADVYLYQQHVPSRDVAVKVARNHEGTDADEAVIREADAMAATSAHPSIPSLYDVGTTAQGDSYLIMEYCPVTNVLQQVRSQPMSVRRALDVMIQLCGAAEMVHRAGYVHRDIKPSNVMMNAYGHPMLTDFGVAAKLGAPASHSADGFSVLWAPPEQQVSGTPAHPSMDIWALATTAWTFLTGRSPFEDPVGDNSAVAVAGRVQEGRIGSLNRSDVPQVLEAALRQALSVDPRQRPASAAELGRQFQRAQEVMHQPMTRMELHSAGPHDDLTAVQDTSIDSDQTRVRAIRTIDPSMSGADNRRATTSVEGRTTDGGWSTVVPGGHTAGTARGDARDDASEQAASGSFVFADSQSYAVEPDQWVSEEDRLAQIERENAAFSSDTARPARRLSLPVIIVIACVCVLACAGLVVALLTGGGGTISWNGPSPAPGPINNPTPAPPAPVDPIGQTPPSPTSVSGVVDGDVIHWSWRHHMSADSSGQSGAQDDAGQQDSAMQSDSGGQSGDEQVIEFFYVMSGPENLNQSGKTQVQSLDTHALSGENCLEVTAAIRGGRQSDSAKACVDVP from the coding sequence ATGACAAGTCAGAACAACCAAGGCCCACAGCTTGAGGGATACACGTTCAGACGCGCATTGGGTCACGGTGGCTTTGCGGATGTCTACCTCTACCAGCAGCATGTTCCCTCGCGCGACGTTGCCGTCAAAGTGGCGCGCAACCATGAAGGCACTGACGCAGACGAGGCAGTGATCCGGGAAGCTGATGCAATGGCGGCGACATCGGCTCACCCGTCGATCCCATCACTGTATGACGTGGGCACCACTGCTCAGGGAGATTCCTACCTGATCATGGAGTACTGTCCTGTGACCAATGTGCTCCAACAGGTGCGTTCCCAACCGATGTCAGTGCGGCGCGCCCTGGACGTCATGATCCAGCTGTGCGGCGCAGCGGAAATGGTGCACCGGGCAGGATACGTCCACCGCGATATCAAACCATCCAACGTCATGATGAATGCATATGGTCACCCGATGCTCACTGATTTTGGGGTTGCCGCCAAGTTGGGTGCTCCCGCTTCCCATTCCGCTGACGGCTTTTCGGTGCTGTGGGCGCCACCTGAGCAGCAGGTGTCTGGCACGCCCGCCCACCCCTCGATGGATATCTGGGCGCTGGCCACGACCGCGTGGACGTTCCTGACTGGGCGCTCACCCTTTGAGGACCCGGTGGGCGACAATTCGGCCGTGGCTGTGGCTGGCCGCGTCCAGGAAGGGCGCATCGGCTCGCTGAACCGCTCTGACGTGCCACAGGTATTGGAAGCTGCGTTGCGTCAGGCGCTGTCAGTGGATCCACGCCAACGCCCTGCCTCAGCAGCAGAGCTGGGCCGGCAGTTCCAGCGCGCCCAGGAAGTCATGCATCAGCCGATGACGCGCATGGAGCTTCACAGCGCCGGGCCGCACGATGACCTGACAGCCGTGCAGGACACGTCTATTGATTCAGATCAGACCAGGGTGCGTGCCATTCGCACCATTGATCCGTCGATGTCAGGTGCAGATAACCGCCGAGCAACGACGTCGGTAGAGGGACGAACAACGGACGGCGGCTGGAGCACAGTGGTGCCTGGAGGGCACACTGCAGGCACCGCTCGCGGCGACGCCAGAGACGATGCGTCCGAGCAGGCAGCATCTGGATCCTTTGTCTTCGCTGATTCACAGTCGTATGCTGTCGAGCCCGACCAATGGGTCTCTGAAGAAGACAGACTGGCGCAGATTGAACGCGAGAACGCGGCTTTTTCCTCCGATACCGCGCGGCCGGCACGACGCCTGTCGCTTCCCGTCATTATCGTCATTGCATGCGTGTGTGTGCTGGCGTGTGCCGGGCTGGTGGTTGCCCTGCTCACCGGCGGGGGAGGCACAATATCGTGGAACGGTCCATCACCTGCGCCAGGCCCGATCAATAACCCGACACCCGCACCTCCCGCACCGGTGGACCCCATCGGTCAGACTCCCCCCTCGCCCACGTCAGTAAGCGGCGTTGTCGACGGCGATGTCATCCACTGGTCGTGGCGCCACCACATGTCCGCAGATTCGTCCGGCCAGTCGGGCGCTCAGGATGATGCAGGCCAGCAGGACAGCGCCATGCAGTCTGATTCTGGCGGCCAATCCGGCGACGAACAGGTCATCGAATTCTTCTATGTGATGAGCGGCCCTGAAAATCTCAACCAGTCGGGCAAGACTCAGGTGCAGTCACTGGATACGCACGCATTGTCGGGAGAGAACTGCCTGGAGGTGACAGCCGCCATCAGGGGAGGCCGTCAGTCCGATTCAGCCAAGGCCTGCGTCGATGTGCCGTAG
- a CDS encoding S8 family serine peptidase has translation MSEQRTHIVRWAHTALLTCVCALLPLSLLPHASHAQAPVGTSHSQPARVDHRARIPLANGDEPQACQVGKTQYVPIEPPVFERLGIQQAWELSTGGVLVAVVDSGVSSANEHLKEAVQPGTDFVDSGGDGRTDVDGHGTAVAGQIASRPVEGSGLVGIAKSAQILPVRVYASTRPEDTDNGRGPNVKRTAAGIRWAADHGAKIIAVPASSPSDHAELAQAVAYATNAGALIVASAGNADPNGENSGVRFPANYEQVLSVSAVTLQGQPSDSVVHGVHVEVAAPGSDVLTTFLQWGDCVLSGEQPSTSYSTGYVAGIAALVAAAHPEETPADWKYRILATALRSTPSERNEIVGWGIVAPKDAINFVNDGTQDGPPNPRYQRADRPIPPPVRLVKPEEDLTKSRTQYLTIAAGIGVAVLLGSLVAATLIDQHRQTRKRARKSSVTTRHVSNPFSLRVPRTESGQK, from the coding sequence ATGAGCGAACAACGGACACACATTGTCAGGTGGGCACACACCGCCCTCCTGACATGCGTATGCGCCCTGCTTCCACTGTCGCTCCTCCCTCATGCATCTCACGCTCAAGCCCCGGTTGGCACTTCTCACAGCCAGCCTGCGCGAGTCGATCACCGGGCGCGCATCCCCCTCGCCAATGGGGACGAACCGCAGGCATGCCAGGTAGGCAAGACGCAGTACGTTCCGATTGAACCGCCCGTCTTTGAACGACTGGGAATCCAGCAGGCGTGGGAACTGTCCACCGGCGGAGTGCTCGTCGCTGTTGTGGACTCAGGGGTGAGCAGCGCTAATGAGCACCTGAAGGAAGCTGTTCAGCCAGGAACCGATTTTGTTGATTCGGGTGGCGATGGGCGCACCGATGTCGACGGACACGGTACGGCGGTCGCCGGTCAGATCGCGTCGCGGCCAGTTGAGGGATCCGGACTGGTCGGCATCGCCAAGTCAGCACAGATTCTGCCTGTGCGCGTATATGCTTCCACGCGACCCGAGGATACCGACAATGGGCGCGGTCCGAACGTGAAGCGCACAGCAGCAGGCATACGGTGGGCGGCCGATCACGGTGCCAAAATCATTGCTGTTCCGGCATCGTCACCGTCTGACCATGCTGAGTTGGCTCAGGCAGTCGCTTATGCTACGAACGCCGGTGCGCTCATTGTCGCCTCGGCGGGTAACGCCGATCCGAACGGGGAAAATTCAGGGGTGCGTTTTCCTGCCAACTATGAGCAGGTGCTCTCAGTCAGTGCGGTAACGCTTCAGGGACAGCCTTCTGACAGCGTCGTGCACGGCGTTCACGTGGAAGTGGCAGCTCCCGGTTCCGATGTGCTGACCACGTTCCTCCAGTGGGGTGATTGTGTCCTGTCAGGCGAGCAGCCCTCCACGTCGTACTCAACGGGGTACGTCGCCGGCATTGCCGCCCTCGTCGCTGCTGCTCATCCAGAGGAGACTCCTGCTGACTGGAAGTACAGGATTCTTGCAACAGCATTACGCTCCACGCCCTCTGAACGCAATGAGATTGTCGGGTGGGGAATTGTTGCACCCAAGGATGCGATCAACTTCGTGAACGACGGTACGCAGGATGGTCCGCCTAACCCTCGCTACCAGCGGGCAGACCGGCCGATTCCTCCACCTGTGCGCCTGGTCAAGCCCGAAGAGGATCTGACAAAAAGCCGCACGCAATACCTGACAATCGCTGCAGGCATCGGGGTGGCTGTGCTTCTCGGAAGCCTCGTGGCTGCCACACTGATCGATCAGCACCGACAAACCAGGAAACGTGCCAGGAAGAGCTCCGTGACGACACGCCACGTGTCGAACCCGTTTTCACTTCGCGTTCCGCGCACTGAGTCAGGTCAAAAGTAG
- the eccB gene encoding type VII secretion protein EccB, whose amino-acid sequence MASNKDILNAQRFNRRRLVTAFISGTPGGRELESKSFVPPLIGGIVISLLMLGIAFAMGKFSPTLPDNWQNNTLIIVKGTGARYYSVQGVLHPIYNVTSARMRTPAGSLQTVSVGEKVIAGIPRGDAIGEPEAPDNVPAPADLKATEWNACVMENASTHTWVSIRPDGLEPVTTTLVKQGDTLYVIAENVRHRIEPEHLEVLKNTLNINDSPVFDVPADWLNLFNNGTPFTPISLDNSGTPVSGMPSSVHDAVVGTIINVKFPEGDHHYLVIGDGQLVQLSDVSYAMYQASSTGNPYTIDPPTVSVGEIANIHVVTEGGPVPADWPDTLGTITNEQARPCAHLDVSDIEKGSVLSAIPADSPDLASAQSGMGTSASPAASNSPHPPAVGSTSVLGGSGVLARSTSGGSLGAVMLISDTGLSHGLGLNYSEAMQRLGYDENSITPIPGPWIALIPEGIDLKPIDPATGSAS is encoded by the coding sequence ATGGCTTCCAATAAAGATATTCTCAATGCGCAACGGTTTAATCGCCGCCGACTCGTCACGGCGTTCATCTCCGGCACGCCTGGAGGCCGGGAACTGGAATCCAAATCGTTCGTGCCGCCCCTGATCGGCGGGATCGTCATTTCACTGCTGATGCTCGGCATTGCCTTCGCGATGGGAAAGTTCTCCCCCACCCTGCCGGATAACTGGCAGAACAACACGCTGATTATCGTCAAGGGAACAGGTGCGCGCTACTACTCCGTTCAAGGAGTACTGCACCCGATCTACAATGTCACCTCAGCGCGTATGCGCACCCCGGCTGGCTCTCTGCAAACCGTTTCCGTGGGAGAAAAAGTGATCGCGGGTATTCCTCGCGGCGATGCGATCGGAGAACCTGAAGCACCCGATAATGTCCCCGCTCCCGCCGACCTGAAAGCAACCGAGTGGAACGCATGCGTCATGGAAAACGCGTCGACCCACACATGGGTGTCAATCCGACCCGACGGCCTCGAACCCGTGACGACAACGCTGGTCAAACAGGGCGACACCCTCTACGTCATTGCAGAGAATGTGCGTCACCGCATCGAACCCGAACATCTCGAAGTCCTTAAGAACACCCTCAACATCAACGATTCACCTGTCTTTGACGTGCCGGCTGACTGGCTCAATCTCTTCAATAACGGCACACCATTCACCCCCATCAGTCTCGACAACAGCGGTACGCCCGTCAGCGGGATGCCCTCGTCCGTCCACGATGCCGTCGTCGGCACGATCATCAACGTCAAATTTCCCGAGGGAGACCACCACTACCTCGTCATAGGCGATGGTCAGCTGGTCCAGCTCTCCGACGTGTCGTATGCAATGTACCAGGCCTCTTCCACCGGCAACCCGTACACAATTGACCCACCGACAGTGTCCGTCGGTGAAATAGCCAATATTCATGTCGTCACTGAAGGCGGTCCTGTTCCTGCGGACTGGCCTGACACCCTCGGCACGATTACCAATGAGCAGGCTCGGCCGTGTGCTCACCTCGACGTCAGTGACATCGAGAAAGGAAGCGTCCTGTCAGCCATACCCGCTGATTCACCAGATCTGGCATCCGCACAGTCGGGTATGGGCACGTCCGCCTCCCCCGCGGCCTCGAATTCTCCTCACCCGCCGGCCGTGGGGTCAACATCCGTTCTGGGCGGAAGCGGTGTTCTGGCACGTTCCACTTCCGGCGGCTCCCTGGGTGCCGTCATGCTGATCTCTGATACAGGTCTGTCGCACGGTCTGGGCCTGAACTACTCCGAAGCCATGCAGCGATTGGGGTATGACGAAAATTCCATTACGCCGATTCCCGGGCCGTGGATCGCGCTGATCCCTGAAGGCATCGACCTCAAACCCATCGATCCTGCCACAGGTTCAGCCTCATGA
- a CDS encoding EsaB/YukD family protein, whose amino-acid sequence MPQSVKSRTGTLMPISVMCAGQKLDMSVPSSLIVAELLPGMVEALGRLDPETATQGYRLLTPSGRVLDHSQTLRAQHVTPGTLLTLESEGGSTVDQRYDDLVEAIGTSVNKHQDAWTKGDSAQLSSHCGVILILTAAVLLAIRGGHSMATAIIAAVGAALVCATAAIVARGSSTAGAVSLSLTVPVLLGVAGFALITDGNLAHCFMAIGVGIMFGSLATMVLPPGLRIIAGGPLLAGFSYMVVGALTAYATVSLQRSATVVVALLTLVVLSTPWIGLAQMPSRIPALNIQSTESFSGAAVDEQVVTGQALALSVKIASFMVIITCVPMVVATVEGVLLMACVGAAFMLGTRSLHGRIDVFIGVVAGMLITLATGILATLAVSWLLPWTVGLTVLVAILILAANVVNSRLRPWLTRLADGANVIALIAIIPLTCLVWGII is encoded by the coding sequence ATGCCACAGAGCGTCAAATCACGCACCGGAACACTCATGCCAATCTCCGTCATGTGCGCTGGTCAAAAGCTCGATATGTCCGTACCGTCATCGTTGATCGTGGCGGAGCTGCTGCCGGGCATGGTTGAAGCACTTGGCCGCCTCGATCCAGAAACGGCAACTCAGGGATACCGACTCCTGACTCCGTCAGGGCGCGTACTCGACCATTCTCAAACCCTGCGCGCCCAACACGTCACTCCCGGCACACTTCTGACCCTTGAGTCCGAGGGTGGCAGCACAGTAGACCAGCGCTATGACGATCTGGTTGAAGCTATCGGCACATCCGTCAACAAACATCAGGACGCATGGACCAAAGGCGACAGTGCACAGCTGTCATCACACTGCGGAGTCATCCTGATCCTGACTGCAGCGGTGCTGCTCGCAATTCGCGGTGGACACTCGATGGCCACCGCCATCATCGCAGCTGTCGGAGCCGCCCTCGTGTGCGCCACTGCAGCGATCGTGGCACGAGGAAGCAGCACTGCAGGAGCCGTTTCGCTCAGCTTGACCGTTCCCGTTCTTCTTGGGGTCGCAGGATTTGCCCTCATCACTGATGGGAACCTGGCGCACTGTTTCATGGCCATCGGCGTCGGCATCATGTTCGGCTCCCTTGCCACGATGGTGCTTCCCCCGGGGTTACGCATCATTGCCGGCGGCCCATTGCTCGCAGGGTTTTCCTATATGGTCGTCGGCGCACTGACTGCCTACGCCACAGTTTCGCTGCAACGGTCAGCGACGGTGGTGGTGGCCCTCCTGACGCTGGTCGTGCTGTCGACTCCGTGGATCGGGCTGGCACAGATGCCCTCGCGGATTCCCGCTCTTAACATCCAATCAACAGAGTCATTCTCAGGTGCAGCAGTCGATGAACAGGTAGTGACCGGACAGGCGCTGGCTTTATCAGTGAAGATCGCATCGTTCATGGTGATCATTACCTGCGTTCCGATGGTGGTTGCGACCGTCGAGGGTGTCCTGCTCATGGCATGCGTGGGGGCGGCATTCATGCTGGGGACGCGGTCGCTTCACGGCCGAATTGACGTCTTTATCGGGGTTGTCGCCGGCATGTTGATCACGCTCGCCACCGGGATCCTGGCAACTCTGGCGGTATCGTGGCTGCTTCCCTGGACGGTAGGCCTGACGGTCCTGGTCGCGATCCTGATCCTGGCGGCCAACGTCGTTAATTCGCGGCTGCGCCCGTGGCTCACTCGCCTGGCAGATGGAGCCAACGTCATCGCTCTGATCGCGATCATTCCGCTGACGTGCCTGGTGTGGGGGATCATTTAA